Genomic window (Bacteroidota bacterium):
TAATTGGTTGACTAAAATGATTGAAAACTTCAATAGTTGAGATGAAGATATAGTTTTGATGACCATTTATATTGTGTAAGCCCAGGTAACTACTGTTTTCACTAACAGTTAATATTTCATTTATTAACATTCGAGTTGCTATTGTGTTTATTTTAAAATAAAGCTATCCAGAAATGATAAAATCGACTAAATTAATAGAGGAAATGCATTCTTTAATCTTTAAAGTGGTTTTTGTAAAATAGAACTATGCAATAATTCAGTATTCAATACCCAATGTATATCAAAATATTTATAGGATTATTTTCTATGATTTAAAATAGATTTTCAGATCTAAGTTGGTAAAAACCTATCACCCTGTCAAATCTACTGTCCATGCTTTTGTAATAAACAATAATTGTATAATTGTTTTCGGTTTGATAGAAAGATCCGGAAATAGCATCAGGATGAAATTCACCATTGTCAATTACAATATACTTATAGTCGTAATAACCTTGCTTGAGAAGGAAGCTGGTAGAATATACACCCCGCTGTTCATCGTACTTAAGTCGGTTTTCCTCTTCAAGCCGCCAGTCGTTGAATGCTCCGTAAACGTATATTTTTGAATTATCGTGAGGATAAACTGTTTTTAGGGAAAAATGAATATTTGAATAGTCGCCTTCAGTTTTAGTATCTCCTCCGTCGACAGACCTTATTACAAAACCTCCGTTGTAATCCTGTTGCGTAGTGAATGGATCTGAGTTTCTCGGTACATTTGTATATAAAAAGGTGTGATAAATATCTTCCAGTCTTATAAAGTCGGTATAAAGTCCCGCAGTACGGATACTTTTTGTGTCAAGATGATAAAAGTAATTACCTCCTTTAAAGTTGCTTTTATCGTAGTAATTATAAATTAAAGTATTATTTCCCAGATATTGATATTTCAGATCATATATGGCATTATCCCAGGTATTGTTTTGTAATATACTTACTTTTATTTCTTCCGAGGGGTTTTCTATGTTAATATCTCTGTGATTCAGAGTGAAGTTTATCTGTTGTTCAAAGTCTCGTTTATTTACAACAGTAGCCCTGTCAACTTTAGCTCCTATATTAACAATATCTTCATAGATAACTAAACGTCTGATAAAAGAAGGTTCATCGGGGTCGTCGAGATATACTTTTAGCAGGTAGTTCCCTGAGACTAATACTTTCATGTCGCGATTGGGAAATTTAAAACTATAGTGGGTGTATTTTTTGAGGGTATTAAAGGAGTATGCATAATCTGTTATTTCTCCTTCGTTATATCCTTCAATATAGTCATTGTCGAAAATATCTGATTTTTCCCAATTAGAATCATAGTGTTCTACAGTATAATAATAGTTTTTTTGGTCAGAATCCAGATCATCGAAGCTAATAATGAATTGTTCTCCAAGTTTTGCATATGGTAACTGATAATTACCGCTTATATTTTGAATATCGATCGATTTAATATTTACATCGTCAGAGATCAATAATTCGGGGTTGGGAAAGGGTGAATTTTGAGCGTAAACAATGGGGATTGTCATGATAAACATGAAGGAGTGCAGTGCGTAAAGTATGAATTTTGTCATATTTAGGTATGATTTAGACTAATTATTGTGTTCTATGATCGTGTAATATTAGTAAAATCAGATGGTTTAGAAAAAAGCAGGCCATTGTTTAAAGTGATTATAAATAAATGGGAGATATGTCAATAGATAGGTCTATTTTCATATTTTAGCAGCGAATTTAATATACTTAATTAATCTCTTATATAAATATGTCACAAGACATTCGTATAAAGAGAGGCGTTGACATAAAGCTTAAAGGTAAAGCTGAAAAAATGTTCGCCAATGTCCCTCAAGCGAAAGTGTTCGCCTTACGACCAGACGATTTTCATGGAGTTACTCCAAAATTGACTGTTAAAGTAGGTGCACAGGTAAAAGCAGGGGACTCTCTTTTTTACTCAAAGTACGACGATAGAATTAAATTTACTTCACCGGTTAGTGGTGAGGTAGTTGAGATTGTACGTGGTGCAAAGCGTAAAATTTTAGAGGTAAAGGTCTTAGTAGATTCTGAGGTCACTTACAAAGAATTTCAAATAAAAGAATCTTCAAAAGAGGACGTTACTGAAATTTTATTAGAAAGTGGTGCTTGGGTATTTATTAAGCAACGTCCGTATGATGTTATTGCAAACCCATCGGACAAACCTAAGGCAATTTTTATTTCAGGTTACAATAGCGCGCCTCTTGCGGCTGACTATGATTTTGCTCTACAAGGCAAGGAAAAATCATTACAAAAAGGTATAGATGTTATATCTAAACTTACAACCGGTAAAGTTAATTTATCAGTAGATGGTAGTCAATCATCATCTGTTTTTCAAAACATTTCAGGAGTTGAATTACACAATGTAACAGGTCCGCACCCTGCGGGTAATGTTGGTGTTCAGATCCATCACATCGATCCCGTGAATAAAGGGGAGAGAGTATGGACCGTAACACCTCAGGATCTTGTTATTATTGGGGACTTATTCCTTACAGGGAAGTTCAACGCTGAAAGGGTTGTTGCATTAACAGGTTCAGAAGTAAGTCAACCACGTTATGTGAAAACTATTGCAGGAACAAGTATTGAGAATATCTTAAAAGATAATCTTAAGAGCACTAATGTTCGTGTTATCAGTGGTGGACCATTAACGGGGACAAAAATTTCACAAGATGGTTATCTGGGGTATTACGATAACCAAATTACAGTTCTTCCGGAAGGAAAAACACATCGTTTCTTCGGATGGGTGCCATGGTTATACAATAATATTTTCAGTATGGCCGGCTCTTCTTTTGCTTCAACAGGAAAAGAGTATGCAATGGATACCAACAAAAACGGTGAAACTCGTGGTTTTGTAGTTACCGGTGAAATGGAAAAAGTTTTTCCATTCGATATTTACCCTATGTATCTCGTAAAATCTATCATGTACAATGATATTGGAGAGATGGAAAATCAGGGTATTTATGAAGTAGCTCCGGAGGATTTTGCTTTAGCAGAGGTAATTAACACTTCAAAAATCGACATCCAGAAAATCGTTCGCGAAGGGTTGGATGTAATGATTAAGGAAGTAGGATAACATAATGAGTACATAGTACAAAGTACTTAGTACATAGACTTTTTTTATAAAATCGGACTATGTATTATCTAGGTACTAAATACTAAATACTAAATACTAAAAAAAGATAATGAAATTTTTAAGAGACGCATTTGACGGTATCAAACCGGATTTCATGCCCGGAGGTAAAAGGGAGAAATTTTATCCGGTATTTGAGACCATTGAAACGTTTTTCTTTACTCCTGATCATGTAACCACTTCCGGTTCGCATATTCGTGATGGTGTAGATATAAAACGTTTGATGACCGTTGTGGTTCTTGCTCTTTTTCCCGCTTTGTTTTTTGGGATGTACAATATTGGGTACTTCCATTTTGAGCAGCTAGTGGCCTTAGGACAGCAAGATTCTTATACGTTCATGGAAGCATTCCTTTTCGGATTATGGAAATTGCTTCCAATTATCATAGTATCCTATGCTGTTGGGTTGGGTGTTGAGTTCATCTTTGCGATGTTCTACGGACACGGAATCCACGAAGGATACTTTGTAACAGGAATGTTGATTCCATTAATTGTACCGGTTGATTTGCCACTTTGGATGCTTGCTGTAGCAATCGTTTTTGGTGTAGTAATCGGTAAAGAGATTTTTGGAGGAACAGGAATGAATATTCTTAACCCTGCATTGGTAGTACGTGCATTCTTATTCTTTGCTTATCCAACATTTATGTCGGGTGATAAAGTTTGGGTTGCCGGGGCTTCTGAAGTAGATGGTATGTCTGGAGCAACAATTCTGGGACAATTAGGTTCAGGAGGTGATGCTGCATTACAGGTAGGTAGTGTTAACCACGTATATTCAGTAATGGATATGTTTGTTGGACTAATACCGGGATCGATAGGTGAAACTTCAACAATTGCAATTTTAATAGGAGCAGTAATGTTATTGCTTTCAGGTGTTGCAAGCTGGAGAATTATTCTTTCAGGAATTATCGGAGGAACAGTAATGAGTTTCCTTTTCCAATTATGGGGAGCAAACCCACTGATGGATTTCGGATGGAAACATATGTTGGTAGGTGGTTTTGCTTTTGGTCTTGTATTTATGGCTACCGATCCGGTATCGGCTACACAGACAAATACAGGAAAATGGATTTATGGTTTTCTAATTGGATTCTTATCTATCCTGCTTCGTGTACTAAACGGATTCCCTGAAGCTGTTATGCTTGTAATCTTGTTACTTAATGTATTTGCACCAACAATCGATCACTATGTGGTTCAGGCTAGTGTAAAACGTAGAAACAAGCGTGTTGAAGATAAAATCAAAAAAGCATTAAGCGCATAAAACGTAGATATTATGGATACAAATAAAAATTCTTATACGTTTATATTCGCTATAGTAATGGTTATAGTTGTTGCATTCTTATTATCGTTTGCTGCAACATCATTAAAGCCTTTACAGGATGCGAATTTGAAACAGGAAAAAAT
Coding sequences:
- a CDS encoding NADH:ubiquinone reductase (Na(+)-transporting) subunit B — its product is MKFLRDAFDGIKPDFMPGGKREKFYPVFETIETFFFTPDHVTTSGSHIRDGVDIKRLMTVVVLALFPALFFGMYNIGYFHFEQLVALGQQDSYTFMEAFLFGLWKLLPIIIVSYAVGLGVEFIFAMFYGHGIHEGYFVTGMLIPLIVPVDLPLWMLAVAIVFGVVIGKEIFGGTGMNILNPALVVRAFLFFAYPTFMSGDKVWVAGASEVDGMSGATILGQLGSGGDAALQVGSVNHVYSVMDMFVGLIPGSIGETSTIAILIGAVMLLLSGVASWRIILSGIIGGTVMSFLFQLWGANPLMDFGWKHMLVGGFAFGLVFMATDPVSATQTNTGKWIYGFLIGFLSILLRVLNGFPEAVMLVILLLNVFAPTIDHYVVQASVKRRNKRVEDKIKKALSA
- a CDS encoding Na(+)-translocating NADH-quinone reductase subunit A; amino-acid sequence: MSQDIRIKRGVDIKLKGKAEKMFANVPQAKVFALRPDDFHGVTPKLTVKVGAQVKAGDSLFYSKYDDRIKFTSPVSGEVVEIVRGAKRKILEVKVLVDSEVTYKEFQIKESSKEDVTEILLESGAWVFIKQRPYDVIANPSDKPKAIFISGYNSAPLAADYDFALQGKEKSLQKGIDVISKLTTGKVNLSVDGSQSSSVFQNISGVELHNVTGPHPAGNVGVQIHHIDPVNKGERVWTVTPQDLVIIGDLFLTGKFNAERVVALTGSEVSQPRYVKTIAGTSIENILKDNLKSTNVRVISGGPLTGTKISQDGYLGYYDNQITVLPEGKTHRFFGWVPWLYNNIFSMAGSSFASTGKEYAMDTNKNGETRGFVVTGEMEKVFPFDIYPMYLVKSIMYNDIGEMENQGIYEVAPEDFALAEVINTSKIDIQKIVREGLDVMIKEVG
- a CDS encoding type IX secretion system plug protein domain-containing protein — protein: MTKFILYALHSFMFIMTIPIVYAQNSPFPNPELLISDDVNIKSIDIQNISGNYQLPYAKLGEQFIISFDDLDSDQKNYYYTVEHYDSNWEKSDIFDNDYIEGYNEGEITDYAYSFNTLKKYTHYSFKFPNRDMKVLVSGNYLLKVYLDDPDEPSFIRRLVIYEDIVNIGAKVDRATVVNKRDFEQQINFTLNHRDINIENPSEEIKVSILQNNTWDNAIYDLKYQYLGNNTLIYNYYDKSNFKGGNYFYHLDTKSIRTAGLYTDFIRLEDIYHTFLYTNVPRNSDPFTTQQDYNGGFVIRSVDGGDTKTEGDYSNIHFSLKTVYPHDNSKIYVYGAFNDWRLEEENRLKYDEQRGVYSTSFLLKQGYYDYKYIVIDNGEFHPDAISGSFYQTENNYTIIVYYKSMDSRFDRVIGFYQLRSENLF